Proteins from one Aspergillus nidulans FGSC A4 chromosome VIII genomic window:
- a CDS encoding Elongator subunit ELP4 (transcript_id=CADANIAT00002542): protein MSFRKRNIGLSAGTDRTPASKLQSQPQRAVSSPPTTPGVRPSPDDGRPTTSTGSPSLDSLLAGHGGLPIGKTLLLEENGTTDFAGALLRYYAAEGVVQDQKVHVIGMPEQWGRTLPGLIGPAEAADDKSDKRKGERMKIAWRYERLGEFGAGVAGARGPSDQSLSSVDDGTAKPAFCHTFDLTKRLTHPSIGNITYIPLIPTKEPLLVSILKKLQTVIASSPPHIVHRIVIPSFLNPTLYPPEVSEPENVLPFLHSLRALASSPSSRITLMMTIPLSLFPRSSGLVRWMEILSDGVIELCPFPHSSDALSTSGAATSHEEPPQGMLKTHRLPVLHERGGGSDQNIGQDWAFTLSRRKFEIKPFSLPPAEGDQEAQNHGQADKMPKKEDLEF from the exons ATGTCCTTTCGCAAAAGAAATATAGGCTTGTCAGCAGGCACCGACCGAACACCTGCGTCTAAATTACAATCGCAGCCGCAACGGGCCGTCTCGTCGCCTCCCACGACTCCTGGAGTGCGTCCTTCTCCTGATGACGGACGGCCAACTACCTCTACCGGTTCCCCGTCACTTGACAGTCTTCTAGCTGGTCATGGTGGACTTCCTATTGGAAAGACACTTCTACTGGAGGAAAATGGGACTACAGACTTCGCAGGCGCATTGCTTCGGTATTATGCTGCCGAAGGTGTCGTGCAAGACCAAAAGGTTCACGTCATCGGAATGCCAGAGCAATGGGGTAGAACTCTTCCGGGCTTGATAGGTCCGGCAGAAGCTGCTGATGACAAGTCGGACAAGCGCAAAGGGGAGCGCATGAAGATTGCATGGAGGTACGAGCGTCTTGGTGAATTCGGAGCGGGCGTCGCTGGCGCAAGAG GTCCAAGTGATCAAAGCCTATCTTCTGTTGACGATGGCACAGCTAAACCGGCATTTTGTCACACATTCGACCTCACCAAACGCCTCACACATCCGTCTATTGGCAACATCACATATATACCCCTCATACCAACAAAAGAGCCTTTGCTTGTTTCcatcctgaagaagcttcAAACCGTCATCGCCTCCAGTCCTCCGCACATAGTCCACCGCATTGtcattccttccttcctAAACCCCACGTTATACCCACCAGAAGTCAGCGAGCCTGAAAACGTGCTGCCGTTCCTTCACTCTCTAAGGGCTTTAGCGAGCTCGCCTAGCAGTCGCATAACCCTAATGATGACAATTCCACTTTCCCTCTTCCCGCGGTCTTCTGGCCTTGtgcggtggatggagatattAAGCGATGGTGTCATTGAGCTTTGCCCTTTCCCGCATTCGTCCGATGCTCTATCTACGTCTGGAGCTGCCACATCACACGAGGAACCTCCACAGGGTATGCTTAAGACGCACAGACTTCCGGTTTTACACGAACGGGGCGGCGGGAGCGATCAAAATATCGGACAGGATTGGGCGTTCACCCTGAGCAGGCGAAAGTTCGAGATCAAACCGTTCAGTCTCCCGCCTGCTGAGGGAGACCAAGAAGCGCAGAATCATGGACAAGCAGATAAAAtgccgaagaaggaggatCTCGAGTTCTAG
- a CDS encoding RNase P/RNase MRP complex subunit (transcript_id=CADANIAT00002544), whose amino-acid sequence MSSKAHIAQTLLARAHSPDTTETLFNERIKQKPLYLRPTSPTPADNRSRRRLHRLRKKEYFLRHQKPKPLSAREKREFGVYRLPKEECKYEIFQGLNRMWVQYMLEVLDLGPGGGGWRVQQQQQQQKQEKGEKQQENQQKNRKLVSALAHGSKLVSADFHGAEVEVVRSRCSGRVGLKGIVVRDTKFTFVIVTQKDEVKNIPKEQTVFRFCVPLPDLKGAEENASTENGAEGIENSKNLVFELHGSQFQNRPVDRANKKFKWRNVEYL is encoded by the exons ATGTCTTCAAAAGCGCACATTGCGCAAACACTCCTTGCGCGCGCCCACTCGCCCGACACAACTGAAACCCTCTTCAACGAACGCATTAAGCAAAAGCCTCTCTACCTCCGACCAACATCCCCAACACCTGCGGATAATCGTTCGCGACGGCGCCTCCACCGTCTTCGTAAGAAGGAATACTTCCTCCGTCACCAGAAACCGAAACCGCTCTCTGCGCGCGAGAAACGGGAGTTCGGGGTGTACAGACTGCCGAAGGAGGAGTGCAAGTATGAGATCTTCCAAGGGTTGAATCGAATGTGGGTGCAGTATATGTTGGAGGTACTGGATCTGGGCCCCGGGGGTGGTGGGTGGAGGgtacagcagcagcagcagcagcagaagcaggaaaagggagaaaagcagcaggagaatcAACAGAAAAATCGAAAGCTGGTGTCGGCGCTTGCGCACGGGAGCAAATTGGTCAGCGCGGATTTCCACGGTGCAGAAGTGGAGGTGGTTAGGAGTCGGTGTTCGGGGAGGGTTGGGTTGAAAGGGATTGTGGTTAGGGATACAAAATTTACGTTTGTGATCGTTACGCAGAAGGATGAGGTTAAGA ATATACCTAAGGAACAGACTGTTTTTCGTTTTTGTGTGCCGCTGCCTGATCTCAAGGGCGCAGAAGAGAATGCGAGTACTGAAAATGGTGCCGAGGGGATCGAAAATAGCAAGAACCTTGTCTTCGAGCTTCACGGCAGCCAGTTTCAGAATCGGCCGGTGGACAGAGCCAACAAGAAGTTCAAATGGCGCAATGTGGAATATCTTTGA
- a CDS encoding tRNA splicing endonuclease subunit SEN34 (transcript_id=CADANIAT00002543) translates to MNPSPDLPIPISYIAGNYFVFSVDAATFLRREHHICGVLAGTLPQVPQQNIFTGLPLELMPEEARLLAEKGVACIVDEVNFQKQGMNCLVEEDRKKYLEELELQGVESMQLQVRRKERQREEALKKKNEKAAAKAKKTERKQDTAEPASGEDSIVPFFDDAQPSVSPNHVSSRRPSTLATPDAMGITPAVSHPPLPQQPPAEHLLSLPEVPSSYPLFAHLHSKGYFLSPGLRFGCQYMAYPGDPLRFHSHFLVVSAEWDEQLDLMTIITGGRLGTGVKKGFLIGGADKSRGDPEEAGANVRSFSIEWAGM, encoded by the coding sequence ATGAACCCCAGTCCAGACCTTCCGATCCCGATCTCATACATCGCGGGTAACTACTTTGTCTTTTCGGTCGACGCAGCCACGTTTTTAAGACGTGAGCACCATATATGCGGCGTCCTGGCCGGGACTCTACCACAAGTACCACAGCAGAATATCTTCACTGGCCTGCCATTGGAGCTAATGCCAGAAGAAGCAAGGCtcctggcggagaagggcgtAGCTTGCATTGTAGACGAGGTAAACTTCCAGAAGCAGGGGATGAATTGTCTCGTGGAGGAAGACCGCAAGAAGTATCTCGAAGAACTAGAATTGCAAGGTGTCGAGTCTATGCAGCTTCAGGTGCGCCGAAAAGAACGGCAACGGGAggaagctctgaagaagaagaatgagaaggctgctgcaaaggcgaagaaaacAGAGCGGAAACAAGATACCGCCGAGCCTGCGTCTGGAGAAGATTCTATCGTTCCTTTCTTTGACGATGCCCAGCCCTCTGTCTCTCCTAATCACGTATCCTCCCGGCGTCCATCGACTCTAGCCACTCCTGACGCTATGGGAATCACCCCAGCTGTATCCCACCCGCCCCTTCCTCAGCAGCCGCCTGCCGAACATCTTCTATCGCTTCCAGAAGTGCCGTCTTCGTATCCCCTGTTCGCACATCTCCACTCTAAGGGCTACTTCCTGTCCCCCGGGCTTCGATTTGGTTGCCAGTACATGGCATATCCAGGGGATCCGTTGCGGTTCCATTCTCACTTTCTTGTGGTTTCAGCTGAATGGGACGAGCAATTGGACTTGATGACAATCATAACGGGAGGTCGACTCGGCACAGGCGTCAAGAAGGGTTTTCTCATTGGGGGAGCTGACAAGAGCCGTGGCGATCCTGAAGAAGCAGGCGCCAATGTGAGATCGTTCAGTATTGAATGGGCAGGGATGTGA
- a CDS encoding protein lacC (transcript_id=CADANIAT00002539), which produces MRVYDWARFAIALAPFSPIYADEVVTWPIRDTGLGDKTVQWDHCSLIYNGERVVLLWRRILSVSSTGPRDNWAFSFTPGQALTSTRRQVLWACHSGTQQESMVTCAIMILFYSGMESIYDQGGRDHGALPGYPQRHCHFIPIENEFNQQWINVEEKIPKPVPIAYMKTLFANPQSYGIVIPMTHNMPGRQYKSWPVDYDTVGAGGNVYIYGLDNYRVTILGLSMIHGGTNWGWIGAPFVPTSYRYSAAIAENRTIGSKYYEIESLALFTRVAKDLTKTNIVGNSTSYSDNEAITTIELRNPDTDAVSMPSDIQIPPAIMGIRSDASKVRFVKSRKGLVVNFKEQGGTTVVTTDNDVRMLLMDRDKAHLFWVPALTADPLAPVDQVGKLSINLAYNSFSDRWISFRSRASPEIEVFTAKKVQAIEWNGKRLRTKTTRWGSLTAQIDGPGKFKTPELGAWRVQDSLPEQLTNYSDSGPAWVNADIWKLQARRATKPYLYSNQYGFHNGVHLWRAHFNGTADEIYLERECPSRHARYYRPRSKFRIPEYRGIVNSTLLNSQSGFSSWKVARTAGGATGATLDPERTRYNEGGLTAELLGWHLPGFDDSKWPRASPSDGFTGAGVRFYRTNLAFNTPAGHDVVRWP; this is translated from the exons ATGCGAGTTTACGACTGGGCAAGATTTGCCATTGCTCTTGCTCCGTTCTCCCCGATCTATGCCGATGAGGTGGTAACATGGCCAATTCGAGACACTGGACTGGGAGACAAGACAGTTCAATGGGATCACTGCAGCCTCATATACAACGGCGAGAGGGTTGTTCTCCTTTGGAGGAGAATTCTATCCGTTTCGTCTACCGGTCCCCGAGAT AACTGGGCCTTTTCGTTCACGCCCGGCCAGGCCCTTACATCAACGCGGAGACAAGTGCTGTGGGCATGCCACTCTGGCACGCAACAGGAGAGTATGGTGACCTGCGCAATAATGATACTGTTTTACAGCGGCATGGAGTCCATATATGACCaaggtggaagagatcaCGGCGCCCTACCAGGTTACCCACAACGGCACTGTCATTTTATACCAATCGAAAACGAGTTCAATCAACAATGGATCaatgtggaggagaagattCCGAAACCAGTTCCAATTGCGTATATGAAGACTCTTTTCGCGAACCCCCAATCATACGGCATAGTTATTCCAATGACACACAACATGCCAGGCCGTCAATATAAATCGTGGCCTGTTGACTACGACACTGTTGGAGCTGGGGGGAATGTTTATATTTATGGTCTCGACAACTAT CGGGTTACCATCCTTGGGCTCTCCATGATTCACGGAGGCACCAACTGGGGCTGGATAGGAGCACCGTTCGTACCTACAAGCTACAGATACAGCGCTGCCATCGCTGAGAATCGAACAATTGGTTCTAAGTACTACGAGATAGAGAGCCTTGCCCTTTTTACCAGAGTGGCGAAGGACTTGACCAAGACCAATATCGTGGGGAACAGTACATCGTACTCTGACAACGAAGCAATTACGACTATCGAACTCAGGAATCCTGATACGGACGCTGTTTCTATGCCATCAGACATACAGATCCCACCAGCAATTATGGGCA TTCGGAGTGATGCGTCAAAAGTTCGATTCGTCAAGTCAAGAAAGGGCCTGGTTGTCAATTTCAAGGAGCAAGGAGGTACGACAGTTGTCACTACTGACAACGATGTGCGTATGCTCCTGATGGACCGCGATAAAGCACATCTTTTTTGGGTGCCGGCGCTGACGGCGGACCCTCTTGCGCCTGTTGATCAAGTTGGCAAGCTCTCCATCAATCTCGCTTATAACTCATTTTCTGACCGCTGGATCAGCTTTCGGTCCAGGGCCTCACCTG AAATTGAGGTCTTCACAGCTAAGAAAGTGCAGGCCATAGAATGGAATGGAAAGCGCTTAAGGACTAAGACGACCCGCTGGGGTAGTCTTACGGCACAAATTGATGGGCCTGGGAAATTCAAAACCCCCGAGCTCGGAGCCTGGCGAGTACAGGACAGCCTGCCCGAGCAACTTACTAACTATTCTGATTCCGGGCCTGCATGGGTGAATGCAGACATATGGAAACTCCAAGCACGACGAGCCACAAAACCGTATCTCTACAGCAACCAGTACGGCTTCCACAACGGGGTGCACCTGTGGCGTGCTCACTTTAATGGCACTGCCGATGAAATTTACCTTGAA AGAGAatgtccttctcgtcatGCAAGGTATTACAGGCCACGATCAAAGTTCCGGATCCCTGAATATCGTGGCATCGTCAATTCCACCTTGCTGAACAGCCAGTCCGGATTCTCCTCTTGGAAGGTCGCCAGGACAGCGGGAGGTGCAACCGGTGCTACGCTCGATCCAGAACGAACTCGCTACAACGAGGGTGGATTGACAGCCGAACTTCTTGGATGGCACCTCCCAGGCTTCGACGATTCGAAATGGCCCCGAGCATCACCTAGTGACGGGTTTACAGGAGCAGGAGTCCGGTTCTACCGCACTAATCTTGCTTTCAACACACCAGCTGGCCATGATGTGGTCCGCTGGCCATGA
- a CDS encoding DNA-directed RNA polymerase core subunit RPB8 (transcript_id=CADANIAT00002541) yields the protein MSDPLLFEDTFTVTGVNQEKYDRVSRLTCTSSDSQTTFTLDINSELYPCTTGESLSMALASTLSLDGKEDGAKTGWREVGMGEQTLANDYDYVCHGKVYRFEEASDSPGNMAAFVSFGGLLLYLEGPYKKLAPLRIDYVYLLLKK from the exons ATGTCGGACCCTTTACTTTTTGAAGACACCTTCACGGTCACCGGTGTCAACCAAGAGAAATATGACCGCGTCTCCCGCCTGACCTGCACTTCGTCCGACTCTCAGACCACATTTACCCTCGATATCAACTCTGAGCTCTACCCTTGCACTACCGGAGAGTCGCTTTCCATGGCCCTCGCTTCGACTCTCTCTTTAGACGGCAAGGAGGACGGCGCAAAGACCGGCTGGAGGGAAGTAGGAATGGGCGAGCAGACACTCGCAAATGACTACGACTATGTCTGCCACGGAAAGGTCTACCGGTTTGAGGAGGCCTCGGATTCTCCTGGGAACAT GGCGGCTTTCGTTTCATTCGGCGGACTGTTGCTTTACCTCGAAGGTCCCTACAAGAAGCTCGCGCCCCTACGGATAGACTACGTGTACCTCCTTCttaaaaaataa
- a CDS encoding thiamine pyrophosphokinase-related protein (transcript_id=CADANIAT00002540), producing MTKTNLRLVEECDRFPYYQDDPAAYTAHMKKYHSFKVKGCESVLGYMLNEVVDRFDWPTESWSIDATNRTVTLTAGSAPAERNLALAQVLERAVKQDLFAVLRGWRNELYPVYGPDGEFLLEMERSASPLFGIVAYGIHATAYVEDENGLKLWIPRRSKTKQTYPSMLDNTVAGGMSTGEKPFECLVREAMEEASLPEDVVRANATAAGCVSYTYTRDSRAGGETDLVQPEVEYVYDIKLPADVVPKPNDTEVEEFCLLTVEETKKALANGEFKPNCAVVLIDFFLRHGILTPENEKDFLQIITRIHRRLEFPTVSYAE from the exons ATGACGAAAACCAATCTTAGGCTGGTGGAGGAATGCGATAG ATTCCCTTACTACCAGGATGACCCCGCAGCCTACACAGCTCACATGAAGAAGTATCACTCCTTCAAAGTCAAAGGCTGCGAGTCTGTCCTGGGATACATGCTTAACGAAGTGGTGGATCGATTCGACTGGCCCACCGAATCCTGGTCCATCGATGCCACAAACCGCACAGTCACGTTAACCGCAGGTTCAGCACCAGCAGAGCGAAACCTAGCTCTAGCTCAGGTCCTCGAAAGAGCAGTTAAGCAGGACCTTTTTGCAGTACTGCGCGGATGGCGCAACGAACTGTATCCGGTTTACGGCCCAGATGGGGAGTTCCTACTTGAGATGGAACGGTCCGCGAGTCCGCTGTTTGGCATTGTTGCGTACGGCATCCATGCTACTGCTTACGTCGAGGATGAAAACGGCTTGAAGCTGTGGATACCGCGGCGGtcgaagacgaagcagacGTATCCTAGTATGCTGGACAATACAGTCGCCGGGGGGATGAGTACTGGGGAGAAGCCGTTCGAGTGTCTTGTTCGTGAAGCTATGGAGGAGGCGTCCCTTCCTGAGGACGTTGTCAGAGCCAATGCCACTGCGGCTGGCTGTGTGTCATATACTTATACCCGGGATAGCCGTGCCGGTGGTGAGACAGATCTCGTGCAGCCGGAGGTGGAATACGTCTACGATATTAAGCTGCCTGCGGATGTTGTTCCGAAGCCGAACGATACTGAAGTGGAGGAGTTCTGCTTGCTCACGGTtgaggagacgaagaaggcactggcTAATGGGGAATTCAAGCCCAACTGTGCTGTTGTGTTgattgatttcttcctccgccatGGCATTTTGACGCCTGAGAACGAGAAGGATTTCCTGCAGATCATTACAAGGATTCACCGTCGGTTAGAGTTCCCGACAGTGTCATATGCCGAATAG